The following are encoded in a window of Mycoplasma anserisalpingitidis genomic DNA:
- a CDS encoding ATP-binding protein, which produces MDYKKRIIDNKIEKRSKAIGGLVIEGVKACGKSTTAKNFSNTVFEFQDPEKGEFYRQIIDSTPSELLKNKKPILFDEWQNYPKIWNAVRKYIDDNNSKGEFIFTGSIAKKDKSLHSGTGRISYIKMYPMSLYELGESNGSVSLKKLFDSEYSVTPKICDKNFDHIVLNICKGGWPSRLTNSEAQQLLFPKLILENIYKSDIFEIDDIKRDSALTKNFILSYSRNICSLASDKTIMDDIGVTRPTYNSYFEALQKLFIIDEVEAWNFKVRSKVAIRTSNKRNIVDPSLAVAALKINADYLKYDLNTLGFLFESLCFKELKIYSSDFDAEVKHYRESKGFEIDAVVVSENGEYGIIECKFGGEESINKAIENLNKFEEKVILHNSEEPNNQWKLPKFKMVLTALSDLYKTKDNVYVVPITELKN; this is translated from the coding sequence ATGGACTATAAAAAAAGAATAATTGATAATAAAATTGAAAAGAGATCAAAGGCAATAGGCGGGTTGGTTATTGAAGGTGTTAAAGCATGCGGTAAGTCAACTACTGCTAAAAATTTTTCTAATACGGTTTTTGAATTTCAAGACCCTGAAAAAGGAGAATTTTATAGACAGATTATTGATTCAACCCCTTCAGAATTATTAAAAAATAAAAAACCAATTTTATTTGATGAATGACAGAATTATCCGAAAATTTGAAATGCTGTTAGAAAATACATTGACGATAATAATTCTAAGGGTGAATTTATTTTTACTGGATCTATCGCTAAAAAAGATAAAAGCTTACATTCTGGCACAGGAAGAATTTCATACATTAAAATGTATCCGATGAGTTTATATGAATTGGGTGAATCGAATGGTTCGGTGTCGCTAAAAAAACTTTTTGATTCTGAATATTCAGTTACACCAAAAATTTGTGATAAAAATTTTGATCATATAGTACTAAATATTTGTAAGGGAGGTTGACCTTCAAGATTAACAAATAGCGAAGCACAACAACTTTTATTTCCTAAATTAATTTTAGAAAACATTTATAAAAGTGATATTTTTGAAATTGATGATATCAAGAGAGATTCAGCCTTAACAAAAAATTTCATTTTGTCATATTCAAGAAATATTTGTAGCCTTGCAAGCGACAAAACAATTATGGATGATATTGGAGTTACTAGACCAACATATAATTCGTATTTTGAAGCCTTGCAAAAATTATTTATAATCGATGAAGTTGAAGCATGAAATTTTAAAGTTAGATCTAAAGTTGCTATAAGAACATCAAATAAAAGAAATATTGTTGATCCGTCTTTAGCAGTAGCTGCATTGAAAATAAATGCTGATTATCTAAAATATGATTTAAATACTCTTGGATTCTTATTTGAATCTCTTTGTTTTAAGGAACTTAAGATTTATTCATCTGATTTTGATGCAGAAGTGAAACATTATAGAGAATCTAAAGGTTTTGAAATTGATGCTGTTGTTGTTTCTGAGAATGGTGAATACGGAATTATTGAGTGCAAGTTTGGTGGAGAAGAATCAATAAACAAAGCCATAGAAAACTTAAATAAATTTGAGGAAAAAGTTATTTTGCATAATTCAGAAGAACCCAATAACCAATGAAAATTACCTAAATTTAAAATGGTTTTAACCGCATTATCAGACTTATATAAAACAAAAGATAATGTATATGTAGTCCCGATTACTGAATTAAAAAACTAA
- a CDS encoding serine/threonine-protein kinase, whose amino-acid sequence MSNYSQSYFDQIRLMVNHAYVLIDDENYTYLENSLSNSNKNKGFKLHISPYIENVNEVLLICTDFCVKNNLSFKFIKNKEKLMENYSDLTSLENSCKFITIYLENNEQELANKLSDMLKNYKGLDIFSDKKVPNSEIVYYRYGDFRKNNNSDDHRKFFDLPEGVSDLYVSENSQEFLLNNKYKIVNILNKKTSSLTYLATFNEEKYIIKHAKYGTFTSHFVESTKRKNDEVLFYNKLINKSNFANHIENFNVENDLFTVWEFMDGTKISDQVDEFSCFYDFNKEKNLHVKNFYLIFEQLLELLSKNNELSFIDIVPRNLIWNRNENKLYFIDLDHCELKKQSWDINNLELRNFIYQYFTNEVHLFENLTEQRLKLFFYKLLKVNKIDYCIYLLFLETFNKDNDLNSYFEILKNKKTDSWPKIKDELISFNANSKLRTDFNLDELYFWLISFYKNKDKLFKLNQFANHSRYNFKKIVKMGEINIRTKDFVFLEFFNAMLKLNWKNDKQKINELLLKYEEKIVKVENKIYYNNNNSYLSPYFIDGTAGYLFCLVLYFKYIQKDENVKSKILELSNSLTDSFANKFSIYNGLTGILLVQFMVFNLFKDKKLLLKLCEQLELMSMFAINNFNDGVDKGIISEFELSIFNDLCKKIKKKGIRNEIFI is encoded by the coding sequence ATGTCTAATTACAGTCAAAGTTATTTTGATCAAATAAGACTAATGGTGAATCATGCCTATGTCTTAATTGATGATGAAAATTATACATATTTAGAAAATTCACTCTCTAATTCAAACAAAAATAAGGGTTTTAAATTACATATTTCTCCATATATTGAAAATGTAAATGAGGTGTTATTAATATGCACTGATTTTTGTGTTAAAAACAATTTGTCATTTAAATTTATAAAAAATAAAGAAAAGTTAATGGAAAATTATTCAGATTTAACAAGTCTTGAGAATTCTTGCAAATTTATAACAATTTATTTAGAAAATAATGAACAAGAATTAGCGAATAAATTATCTGATATGCTTAAAAATTACAAAGGCCTTGATATATTTAGTGATAAAAAAGTACCTAATTCTGAAATTGTTTATTATAGATATGGTGATTTTAGAAAAAATAATAATAGTGATGACCATAGAAAATTTTTTGATTTACCTGAAGGCGTCTCTGACTTGTATGTTAGTGAAAATAGCCAAGAATTTTTGCTTAACAATAAGTATAAAATAGTAAATATTTTAAATAAAAAAACATCATCATTAACTTATTTAGCAACCTTTAATGAAGAAAAATATATTATAAAACACGCCAAATATGGAACTTTTACAAGCCATTTTGTTGAATCAACAAAAAGAAAAAATGATGAAGTACTTTTCTATAATAAATTAATTAATAAGTCAAACTTTGCAAATCATATTGAAAACTTCAATGTTGAAAATGATTTATTTACAGTTTGAGAATTTATGGATGGAACTAAAATTTCTGATCAAGTTGATGAATTTTCTTGTTTTTATGATTTTAATAAAGAAAAAAATCTACATGTGAAAAATTTTTATTTAATTTTTGAACAATTACTAGAATTATTAAGCAAAAACAATGAGTTAAGTTTTATAGATATTGTTCCAAGAAATTTGATTTGAAATAGAAATGAAAATAAACTTTACTTTATTGATTTGGATCATTGTGAACTTAAAAAACAAAGCTGAGACATAAACAATCTAGAATTGAGAAATTTTATTTATCAATACTTTACAAATGAAGTCCATCTATTTGAAAATTTAACTGAACAAAGATTAAAATTATTTTTCTATAAATTATTAAAAGTCAATAAAATAGATTATTGCATTTACTTATTATTTCTAGAAACTTTCAATAAAGATAATGATTTAAACAGCTATTTTGAAATATTGAAAAATAAAAAAACAGATAGTTGACCTAAAATAAAAGATGAATTAATTTCATTTAATGCTAATTCAAAATTAAGAACTGATTTTAATTTGGATGAGCTATATTTTTGATTAATAAGCTTTTATAAAAATAAAGATAAGTTATTTAAACTCAATCAATTTGCAAATCATTCAAGATATAATTTTAAAAAAATTGTTAAAATGGGTGAAATCAATATAAGAACTAAAGATTTTGTGTTTTTAGAATTCTTCAATGCAATGTTAAAACTTAACTGAAAAAATGATAAACAAAAAATAAATGAACTTTTACTCAAGTATGAAGAAAAAATAGTAAAAGTTGAAAATAAAATTTATTATAACAATAATAATTCTTATCTTTCACCTTATTTTATAGATGGAACTGCTGGTTATTTATTTTGCTTAGTATTGTATTTTAAATATATTCAAAAAGATGAAAATGTTAAAAGTAAAATCCTTGAGTTGTCTAATTCATTAACAGATAGTTTTGCAAATAAATTTTCAATTTATAATGGTCTTACAGGAATTTTACTTGTTCAATTTATGGTTTTCAATTTATTCAAAGATAAGAAATTGTTATTAAAACTATGTGAACAATTAGAACTAATGAGTATGTTTGCAATCAATAATTTTAATGATGGTGTTGATAAAGGCATTATTTCAGAATTTGAACTATCAATATTTAATGACTTATGTAAAAAAATTAAAAAGAAAGGGATAAGAAATGAAATATTTATTTAA
- the uvrA gene encoding excinuclease ABC subunit UvrA: protein MKNQEIIIKGARENNLKNISLTIPKNKLVVFTGLSGSGKSSLAFNTIYEEGRRRYVDSLSSYARMFLGGTSKPDVDSIEGLSPSISIEQKTTHNNPRSTVGTVTELYDYFRLLFARIGKPYCPKHKILISSQTSKSIINKVIDENLEEKLIIYAPLIDNEKGTHKNLLERYKAEGYIRVRIDGITYKFEDKIDLDKNSRHTIDLVVDRVKVDENNKLRITQAIEIAFKISNGLLKVENIDKNIEKLYSKNHSCVYKDFDMPKIETKLFSFNAPSGMCHHCKGIGVDIKADFDALVPEPWRTIDQGAIKIFQNTVNTSNLEWQEFEVLLKHYNIPTNKPIEQFTKEELEIIKYGSEEEIEYVLTSTSGNVSRRKKHIEGVLTKVENQYYDTSSERIRDWLKKYMGTFSCSVCKGSRLNDKALAVLINDKNIYQVTQMSISDCLIFVENLNLSENEKTISSLILSEINSRLSFLKNVGLEYLTLDRNAETLSGGEAQRIRLATQIGSKLSGVLYVLDEPSIGLHQRDNQKLIQALREMVDLGNSLIVVEHDEETIFSADYIVDIGPEAGVHGGKVVAQGTVEDIAKVKESITGQYLSGEKFIPVPKSRRSGNGKVVTIKGAKENNLKDIDVTIPLGKFVCVTGVSGSGKSTLINDILVNGVQSAISKGNTEYIKKAKFKSINGLFNIDKLIAVSQTPIGRTPRSNPATYVGVFDLIREIFSNVEEARARGYTKSQFSFNVQGGRCEKCFGEGYIKIEMHFLPDVYTPCDDCDGTRFKQETLEIRYHGLNIAEILDLTVEEALQVFENKAKIRDILQIMYDVGLGYVKLGQSSTTLSGGEAQRIKLALYLQKKPTGKTIYVLDEPTTGLHTHDVSKLLKILNRIVDNGDSVVVIEHNLDVIKSADYIIDLGPDGGINGGQVVASGTPEQVAENENSYTGSFLKQILLKEK from the coding sequence ATGAAAAATCAAGAAATTATTATTAAAGGCGCAAGGGAAAATAATTTAAAAAATATTAGTCTAACAATTCCTAAAAATAAGTTAGTTGTTTTCACTGGATTAAGTGGTTCAGGTAAAAGCTCTCTTGCCTTTAACACAATTTACGAAGAAGGTAGAAGAAGATATGTTGATTCTCTAAGTTCATATGCAAGAATGTTCTTAGGAGGAACTAGTAAACCTGATGTTGACAGTATCGAAGGGTTATCACCTTCAATTTCAATCGAACAAAAAACAACACACAATAACCCACGTTCCACAGTCGGTACAGTTACTGAGTTATATGATTATTTTAGATTACTATTTGCAAGAATTGGTAAGCCATATTGTCCAAAGCATAAGATATTAATATCTTCACAAACTTCTAAAAGTATTATAAATAAAGTTATTGATGAAAATTTAGAAGAGAAATTAATTATTTACGCACCACTTATTGATAACGAAAAAGGAACTCATAAAAACTTACTTGAAAGATATAAAGCCGAGGGTTACATAAGAGTTAGAATTGATGGAATTACTTATAAATTTGAAGATAAAATTGACCTAGATAAAAACTCACGTCATACTATTGATTTAGTAGTTGATAGAGTTAAAGTTGATGAAAATAATAAATTAAGAATTACACAAGCAATTGAAATTGCATTCAAAATCTCTAATGGTCTACTAAAAGTAGAAAATATTGATAAAAACATCGAAAAGTTGTATTCAAAAAATCACTCTTGTGTTTATAAAGATTTTGACATGCCTAAAATTGAAACTAAATTATTTTCTTTCAATGCTCCGAGTGGAATGTGTCATCACTGTAAAGGGATAGGTGTTGATATTAAGGCCGATTTTGATGCATTAGTACCCGAACCTTGAAGAACTATTGACCAAGGAGCAATAAAAATCTTCCAAAATACAGTAAACACTTCGAATTTAGAGTGGCAAGAATTTGAAGTGCTACTAAAACATTACAATATCCCTACTAACAAACCAATCGAACAATTTACCAAAGAAGAATTAGAAATAATCAAGTACGGTTCTGAAGAAGAAATTGAATATGTTTTAACTTCAACAAGCGGTAATGTTTCAAGAAGAAAAAAACACATCGAGGGTGTTTTAACTAAAGTTGAAAATCAATATTATGATACTTCAAGTGAAAGAATTAGAGATTGACTTAAAAAATACATGGGAACTTTTAGTTGTTCGGTATGTAAAGGGTCAAGACTAAATGATAAAGCACTTGCAGTATTAATTAATGATAAAAATATTTATCAAGTTACTCAAATGTCGATTTCTGATTGTTTAATTTTTGTAGAAAACTTAAATTTATCTGAAAATGAAAAAACTATTTCAAGTCTTATTTTAAGTGAAATTAACTCTAGATTAAGTTTCCTTAAAAATGTTGGTTTAGAATACTTAACACTTGACAGAAATGCTGAGACACTTAGTGGTGGAGAAGCACAAAGAATTAGATTAGCAACTCAAATTGGTTCAAAACTCTCTGGAGTACTTTATGTACTTGATGAACCATCGATCGGACTACACCAAAGAGATAATCAAAAGTTAATACAAGCGTTAAGAGAAATGGTTGATCTTGGTAATTCATTAATTGTTGTTGAACATGATGAAGAAACAATTTTTTCAGCAGATTATATCGTTGACATAGGTCCAGAAGCAGGGGTACATGGCGGTAAAGTTGTGGCTCAAGGAACTGTAGAAGACATTGCTAAAGTCAAAGAATCTATTACCGGACAATATCTCTCTGGTGAAAAATTTATCCCAGTTCCAAAATCTCGTAGAAGCGGAAATGGAAAAGTTGTAACAATTAAAGGGGCAAAAGAAAACAATCTTAAAGATATTGATGTTACAATTCCACTTGGTAAATTTGTTTGTGTTACAGGGGTTTCTGGTTCAGGTAAGTCTACTTTAATTAATGATATTTTAGTCAATGGCGTTCAAAGTGCAATAAGTAAAGGAAATACTGAGTACATTAAAAAAGCTAAATTTAAGTCAATTAATGGTTTATTTAACATTGATAAATTAATAGCAGTTTCACAAACTCCTATCGGAAGAACTCCTAGATCTAATCCAGCAACTTATGTTGGTGTATTTGATTTAATTAGAGAAATTTTTAGTAATGTTGAAGAAGCACGTGCACGTGGTTATACAAAATCTCAATTTAGTTTTAATGTGCAAGGTGGACGTTGTGAAAAATGTTTTGGTGAAGGTTATATAAAAATCGAAATGCATTTTTTACCAGATGTTTATACTCCTTGTGATGATTGTGATGGAACTAGATTTAAACAAGAAACACTAGAAATTAGATATCACGGGTTAAATATTGCTGAAATTTTAGATTTAACTGTTGAAGAAGCACTTCAAGTTTTTGAAAATAAAGCTAAAATTAGAGATATTTTACAAATTATGTACGATGTTGGTCTAGGTTACGTAAAACTAGGTCAAAGTTCAACTACTCTTAGTGGTGGGGAAGCACAAAGAATTAAATTAGCCCTTTATTTACAAAAGAAACCTACAGGTAAAACTATTTATGTTTTAGATGAACCAACCACAGGATTGCATACTCATGATGTTTCTAAATTACTAAAAATATTGAATAGAATTGTTGATAATGGGGATTCAGTTGTGGTTATCGAACATAATTTAGATGTAATAAAATCAGCAGACTATATTATTGATTTAGGACCTGATGGTGGAATTAACGGTGGCCAAGTTGTTGCTTCTGGAACACCCGAACAAGTTGCTGAAAATGAAAATAGTTATACTGGTTCATTCCTTAAACAAATACTATTAAAAGAAAAATAA
- a CDS encoding nucleotidyl transferase AbiEii/AbiGii toxin family protein yields the protein MKEKLEKLWRYFITKEKLTYICRKISEDTGVSFNSVMLYYFLESILKKLATSKYKGKFIFKGGFLLSNVVGINTRTTTDIDFLLYNLELSKQNVIQILSEVFEPQKSDVVFYELRSIEPIKKEDEYGGFRVSVLCKMENIKQIIPLDIATGDIITPHPIDYKYVSSFDSDEIRIKAYPLETMLAEKIHTIYNKGFLNSRSKDYYDLYIIYKLKQKEVNWKILKDACIRTFKYRKTEFNIRKIIDLLEDLRDDDSFSERWKSYSIKNTFVKETTFEEIIDNSIELIKKILNT from the coding sequence TTGAAAGAAAAGTTAGAGAAATTATGGAGGTATTTTATTACTAAAGAAAAATTAACATATATTTGTCGTAAAATTAGTGAAGATACTGGAGTATCGTTTAATTCAGTTATGTTATACTACTTTTTAGAAAGTATATTAAAAAAGCTTGCTACGAGCAAATATAAAGGAAAATTTATTTTTAAGGGTGGATTTTTATTATCAAATGTAGTTGGTATAAATACAAGAACCACAACAGATATTGATTTTCTTCTTTACAATTTAGAGTTATCTAAGCAGAATGTTATTCAAATATTAAGTGAAGTTTTTGAACCTCAAAAATCAGATGTTGTATTTTACGAATTGCGAAGTATTGAACCAATTAAAAAAGAAGATGAATACGGAGGATTTCGTGTAAGTGTATTATGTAAAATGGAAAATATAAAACAAATTATTCCACTTGATATTGCTACTGGAGATATTATTACTCCACATCCGATAGATTATAAATATGTAAGTTCATTTGATTCTGATGAAATAAGGATTAAAGCATATCCTTTAGAAACGATGCTCGCTGAAAAAATACACACTATTTACAACAAAGGATTTTTAAACAGCAGAAGTAAAGACTACTATGATCTTTATATAATTTATAAATTAAAACAAAAAGAAGTAAATTGAAAAATATTAAAGGATGCGTGCATTAGAACCTTTAAATATCGAAAAACAGAATTTAATATAAGAAAAATTATAGATTTATTGGAAGATTTAAGAGATGATGATTCTTTCTCAGAAAGATGAAAATCTTATTCTATTAAAAATACTTTTGTCAAAGAAACAACATTTGAAGAGATAATAGATAACAGCATAGAATTGATTAAAAAAATATTAAATACTTAA
- a CDS encoding type IV toxin-antitoxin system AbiEi family antitoxin domain-containing protein: MKATIKKFNMGYKKKIENYLKESGGIITTSYCREHNIPTIYINRLLKEGKISRIARGVYITKWGNYDDLFLIQHQYKKVIFSYEIALYLLGQTDKIPWNIDISVYNGYKFNKKDNKLNIHYVKKSIYNLGVIKKTTMFGNEVRLYSYERILCDFIANKKEMDIEVYVDLIRSYSEYKEKDIHSLYKIAKQMGIERKVREIMEVFYY, encoded by the coding sequence GTGAAAGCAACAATTAAAAAATTCAATATGGGATACAAGAAAAAAATAGAAAATTATCTTAAAGAATCAGGCGGTATTATAACGACTTCATACTGTAGAGAACACAATATTCCAACCATATACATTAATCGTTTATTGAAGGAAGGAAAAATAAGCAGAATTGCAAGAGGTGTTTATATTACAAAATGAGGTAATTATGATGATTTATTTCTTATTCAACATCAGTATAAAAAAGTTATTTTTTCATATGAAATTGCACTCTACTTACTCGGGCAAACTGATAAAATACCATGAAATATAGATATTTCTGTATATAACGGTTATAAATTCAACAAAAAAGATAATAAGTTAAATATTCATTATGTAAAAAAATCGATATATAATCTAGGTGTTATTAAAAAAACAACTATGTTTGGAAATGAGGTAAGACTTTATTCGTATGAAAGAATATTGTGTGATTTCATTGCAAACAAAAAAGAAATGGATATAGAAGTTTATGTAGATCTTATTCGTTCTTACTCTGAATATAAAGAAAAAGATATACATTCACTTTATAAAATTGCTAAACAAATGGGAATTGAAAGAAAAGTTAGAGAAATTATGGAGGTATTTTATTACTAA
- the hprK gene encoding HPr(Ser) kinase/phosphatase yields MSNNKSINSKKIIDMYNLDVINFESNPNFLDVKAPAIKRVGLELAQFIDHPYIQKNIISWGTTESTWFLSIGKEKTCEALRSVFKYTPPLVILSKGVSPDVIPWIVESANEFKIPVCITNHSNSTITTTIGSQLNSFFAEETQIHGSLVQVGGVGVLIIGQSGLGKSEATLDLIQKGNIFISDDAVLIKNIGGVVYGRSPEITRNFLEVRGIGIIDVKYTYGIRSVASKCQIQLVIELVEKTEQNSLDRLGTQILTYTILNTKIKKIRIPVKDGSNTASLIEAAVSTYLARHDGYDVIKTIESRREN; encoded by the coding sequence ATGAGTAATAATAAAAGTATAAATTCCAAAAAAATCATCGACATGTACAACTTAGATGTAATCAATTTTGAGTCTAATCCAAACTTTTTAGATGTCAAAGCTCCTGCAATTAAAAGGGTAGGTCTTGAATTGGCTCAATTCATTGATCATCCTTATATTCAAAAAAACATTATTTCTTGAGGAACAACTGAAAGTACATGGTTTTTATCGATAGGTAAAGAAAAAACCTGTGAAGCACTTAGATCAGTATTTAAATACACACCACCACTTGTAATTCTTTCAAAAGGAGTTAGTCCTGATGTTATTCCTTGAATAGTGGAATCAGCAAATGAATTTAAAATTCCTGTTTGTATAACAAATCATTCTAATTCAACTATTACAACAACAATCGGTTCTCAGTTAAATAGTTTTTTTGCTGAAGAGACACAAATTCATGGTAGTTTAGTTCAAGTTGGAGGAGTTGGTGTACTAATAATAGGACAATCAGGTTTAGGTAAGTCTGAAGCAACACTTGACTTAATCCAAAAAGGTAATATCTTTATTTCTGATGATGCAGTTTTAATTAAAAACATCGGTGGTGTTGTCTATGGTAGAAGTCCTGAGATAACAAGAAATTTCTTGGAAGTTCGTGGAATTGGAATCATTGATGTTAAATATACATATGGAATTCGTTCAGTAGCTTCTAAGTGCCAAATTCAGTTAGTAATTGAATTGGTTGAAAAAACCGAACAAAACTCATTAGACAGACTTGGTACACAAATCCTTACTTATACAATATTAAATACTAAAATCAAAAAAATTAGAATTCCAGTAAAAGACGGAAGTAACACTGCTTCACTAATTGAAGCAGCGGTAAGTACTTATCTAGCTAGACATGATGGATATGATGTAATTAAAACAATAGAATCAAGAAGGGAGAATTAA
- a CDS encoding cyclophilin-like fold protein, with amino-acid sequence MIVKINNKKFTITLEQNPTTNELKKLINENGSLKVMFSDYGGFEKVGYLIKKLPHNDKHIRTEVGDIVLYDADKIVIFYGSNSWSYTKIGRINEISQFKQILSSGTQEIIFKLE; translated from the coding sequence ATGATAGTTAAAATTAATAATAAAAAATTTACTATAACATTGGAACAAAATCCAACAACAAATGAATTAAAAAAACTTATAAATGAAAATGGTTCATTAAAAGTAATGTTTAGCGATTATGGAGGATTTGAAAAAGTTGGTTACCTTATAAAGAAACTACCTCACAATGACAAACATATTAGAACCGAAGTCGGTGATATTGTATTATATGACGCGGATAAAATTGTAATTTTTTATGGAAGCAATTCTTGAAGTTACACAAAAATAGGTAGAATAAACGAAATTTCTCAATTCAAACAAATTTTAAGTTCTGGAACTCAAGAAATTATCTTTAAATTAGAATAA
- the lgt gene encoding prolipoprotein diacylglyceryl transferase, with amino-acid sequence MNQPTPIWVPEVGIRAGANTPLFSIGSYDFRVYSLMIMLGIIASILSIAFFWYRAKYKIEILMTFILITVPSAIIGARLGFVVEELLYSPDPFSGSHWYAIWDGGLSIQGGVILAVILDLWYGYTQRDVIDMRKVASYIIPTILIGQFIGRWGNFANHELYGRIDYSGQSSLIFGKSFAQNMYIIDDLSESLYGQGVAAYRYPLFLYEGIANIIGYLIIVWIFNLFGIFKPGATSGLYFIHYGIVRSIMEPYRQDSYNLYIVVSIVFAIVGLLVFVYFEFFSRTNYIRVKKSYYWDWEYASEKTVESKFTFKKFLAKLK; translated from the coding sequence ATGAATCAGCCTACTCCAATTTGAGTTCCTGAAGTAGGAATTCGCGCTGGTGCAAATACCCCTTTATTTAGCATCGGTTCATATGATTTTAGAGTTTATTCATTGATGATTATGCTTGGTATCATAGCTTCGATTTTATCAATTGCATTTTTCTGATATCGTGCAAAATATAAAATTGAAATTTTAATGACTTTTATTTTAATTACTGTTCCTTCTGCAATCATTGGTGCCCGTTTAGGTTTCGTGGTTGAAGAATTACTTTATTCACCTGATCCATTCTCTGGTTCACACTGATATGCAATCTGAGATGGTGGACTTTCAATTCAAGGTGGTGTTATTCTCGCTGTTATCTTAGATTTATGATATGGTTATACCCAGAGAGATGTTATCGACATGCGTAAAGTTGCTTCGTACATCATTCCAACAATTTTAATTGGTCAATTTATCGGACGTTGAGGAAACTTTGCTAACCATGAACTTTACGGTAGAATTGATTATTCAGGACAAAGTTCATTAATTTTTGGTAAAAGTTTTGCACAAAACATGTACATAATTGACGATTTAAGTGAATCATTATATGGTCAAGGTGTTGCAGCATATCGTTATCCTTTATTCCTTTATGAAGGTATCGCAAACATAATTGGATACTTAATTATCGTTTGAATATTTAATTTATTTGGGATTTTTAAACCTGGTGCTACTTCAGGATTGTATTTTATCCACTATGGTATAGTTCGTAGTATTATGGAACCTTATCGTCAAGATTCGTATAATCTTTATATTGTTGTTTCAATCGTATTTGCTATTGTCGGACTTCTTGTATTTGTTTATTTTGAATTCTTTAGTAGAACTAACTATATAAGAGTTAAAAAATCGTACTATTGAGATTGAGAATATGCAAGTGAAAAAACTGTTGAAAGTAAATTTACATTCAAGAAATTTTTAGCTAAACTTAAATAA
- a CDS encoding alpha/beta hydrolase — translation MADMYYPRNTNDKLPDLAVSGPFGAVKEQCSGLYGQEMAKRGFVSVVFDPSFTGESGGNPRNMASPDINTEDFQSAVDFLSNNEKVDQDKIGIIGICGWGGLALNTAAIDTRVKATLVSTMYDMSRLNANGYFDGENTEEHRYSKKLTLNNLRTSEFRTKNYSRMGGCLEIPVDESMPLFIKEYSNYYKRKDRGYHERSLNSNQGWNSIGCISFINQPILQYSNEIRSAVLMIHGDKAHSYYFAKDAYENMLKGNKYTENKIFLPIKGANHVDLYDGGNKDFIPFDKIEEFFKKYLS, via the coding sequence GTGGCTGATATGTATTACCCAAGAAATACAAATGATAAACTTCCTGATTTAGCTGTTAGTGGACCATTTGGTGCTGTTAAAGAACAATGTTCTGGTTTATATGGGCAAGAAATGGCTAAAAGAGGTTTTGTTTCTGTTGTATTTGACCCATCATTTACAGGCGAAAGTGGTGGAAATCCAAGAAATATGGCTTCACCAGATATTAACACTGAAGATTTTCAATCAGCAGTAGATTTTCTTTCAAATAACGAGAAAGTTGACCAAGATAAAATCGGAATTATTGGTATTTGTGGTTGAGGCGGTTTAGCTTTGAACACAGCTGCTATTGATACAAGAGTTAAAGCAACTTTGGTTTCAACAATGTATGATATGTCTCGTTTAAATGCTAATGGATATTTTGATGGAGAAAACACCGAAGAACATCGTTATAGCAAAAAGTTAACCTTAAATAATTTAAGAACCAGTGAATTTAGAACAAAAAACTACTCTAGAATGGGTGGATGTTTGGAAATTCCTGTTGATGAAAGTATGCCTCTATTTATTAAAGAATATAGCAACTATTACAAAAGAAAAGATAGAGGTTACCATGAAAGAAGTCTAAATTCTAATCAAGGTTGAAATTCTATTGGATGTATATCGTTTATAAATCAACCAATTTTACAATATAGCAATGAAATTCGTTCTGCTGTGCTTATGATTCATGGTGACAAGGCACATTCATATTATTTTGCTAAAGATGCATACGAAAACATGTTAAAAGGTAATAAATACACAGAAAATAAAATCTTTTTACCTATAAAAGGTGCAAACCACGTTGACTTATATGATGGTGGAAACAAAGATTTTATTCCATTTGATAAAATTGAAGAATTTTTTAAAAAATATTTATCATAA